One genomic window of Arvicola amphibius chromosome 4, mArvAmp1.2, whole genome shotgun sequence includes the following:
- the Mrpl45 gene encoding LOW QUALITY PROTEIN: 39S ribosomal protein L45, mitochondrial (The sequence of the model RefSeq protein was modified relative to this genomic sequence to represent the inferred CDS: deleted 3 bases in 2 codons; substituted 1 base at 1 genomic stop codon) produces MAAPIPRGLSCLFRALGWWSRQPILVTQSPAVVPVKTKSRFRPPSSXTKYKTEKEFLEHARKAGLGYSSGKAERPIHLACTAGIFDPYVPPEGDARMSSLSKDGLTQRTERLRKNVASQLAIRKIKEFDANFKTKDFPEKAKDIFIEAHLCLNNSDHDRLHALVTEHCFPDMVWDLKYKTVRWSFVESLEPAQVVHVRSSGMVNQSNMYGQVTVRLHTRQTLAIYDRFGRLMYGQEDVPKDVLEYVVFERHLMNPYGSWRMHAKIVPPWAPPKQPILKTLMIPSPQLNPWEAYEETQGEAHKPQLT; encoded by the exons ATGGCAGCCCCCATACCGCGGGGCTTGTCCTGCTTATTCAGGGCTTTGGGATGGTGGTCTCGGCAG CCCATTCTGGTGACTCAGTCCCCAGCTGTAGTTCCAGTA AAAACCAAAAGCCGGTTCAGACCCCCCTCTTCGTGAACCAAGTACAAAACAGAGAAGGAGTTTTTGGAACATGCCAGGAAAGCAGGATTGGGTTATTCCTCCGGAAAAGCTGAGCGTCCTATA CATCTGGCCTGTACAG cTGGTATATTTGATCCCTATGTTCCACCTGAAGGTGATGCTCGGATGTCGTCCCTTTCAAAGGACGGACTGACACAGAGAACCGAGCGATTAAGGAAGAATGTGGCCTCCCAGCTGGC AATTCGAAAGATAAAAGAATTTGATGCTAATTTTAAAACGAAAGACTTCCCTGAAAAAGCTAAGGATATTTTCATTGAAGCTCACCTTTGTCTAAACAA ctcagaCCATGACCGACTTCATGCCTTGGTAACTGAACACTGTTTTCCG GACATGGTCTGGGACCTCAAGTACAAGACTGTCCGCTGGAGCTTTGTGGAATCTTTAGAGCCAGCCCAAGTGGTTCATGTTCGCTCTTCAGGCATGGTGAACCAGAGTAACATGTATGGCCAGGTCACCGTCCGCCTGCACACTCGGCAG ACTTTGGCCATCTATGATCGGTTTGGCCGGTTGATGTATGGGCAGGAAGATGTGCCCAAGGATGTCCTGGAGTATGTGGTGTTTGAAAGACACTTGATGAACCCGTATGGGAGCTGGAGAATGCATGCCAAGATTGTGCCACCATGGGCACCCCCTAAGCAGCCCATCCTCAAG ACATTGATGATTCCCAGTCCTCAGCTGAATCCATGGGAGGCGTATGAAGAGACACAAGGAGAGGCCCATAAGCCTCAGCTTACTTAA